The Xanthomonas sp. CFBP 8443 genome has a window encoding:
- the fabV gene encoding enoyl-ACP reductase FabV, protein MIIHPKVRGFICTTTHPLGCERNVLEQIEATRARGVRSDGPKKVLVIGASSGYGLASRITAAFGFGADTLGVFFEKPGSDKKAGTAGWYNSAAFDTFAKAQGLYSKSINGDAFSDEARAQVIELIKTEMGGQVDLVVYSLASPVRKLPGTGEVKRSALKPIGQTYTATAIDTNKDAIIEASIEPATEQEIADTVTVMGGQDWELWIDALAGAGVLAPGARSVAFSYIGTEITWPIYWHGALGKAKVDLDQTAQRLHARLQQSGGSANVAVLKSVVTQASAAIPVMPLYISMVYKIMKEKGLHEGTIDQLDRLFRERMYREDGRAPATDEQNRLRLDDWELRDDVQDACKALWPQVTTENLFQLTDYAGYKHEFLKLFGFERKDVDYDADVDPDVKFDCIDL, encoded by the coding sequence TTGATCATCCACCCGAAAGTTCGCGGTTTCATCTGCACCACCACGCATCCGCTCGGCTGCGAGCGCAACGTGCTCGAGCAGATCGAGGCCACGCGCGCGCGCGGCGTGCGCAGCGACGGGCCGAAGAAGGTGCTGGTGATCGGCGCCTCCAGCGGCTACGGCCTGGCCTCGCGCATCACCGCCGCGTTCGGCTTCGGCGCCGACACGCTCGGCGTGTTCTTCGAAAAGCCCGGCAGCGACAAGAAGGCCGGCACCGCCGGCTGGTACAACTCGGCGGCCTTCGACACCTTCGCCAAGGCGCAGGGGCTGTACAGCAAGTCGATCAACGGCGATGCGTTCTCCGACGAAGCGCGCGCGCAGGTGATCGAGCTGATCAAGACCGAGATGGGCGGCCAGGTCGACCTGGTGGTGTATTCGCTGGCCTCGCCGGTGCGCAAGCTGCCGGGCACCGGCGAAGTGAAGCGCTCGGCGCTCAAGCCGATCGGCCAGACCTACACCGCCACCGCGATCGACACCAACAAGGACGCGATCATCGAGGCCTCGATCGAACCGGCCACCGAGCAGGAGATCGCCGACACCGTCACCGTGATGGGCGGGCAGGACTGGGAGCTGTGGATCGACGCGCTCGCAGGCGCCGGCGTGCTCGCCCCGGGCGCGCGCAGCGTGGCCTTCAGCTACATCGGCACCGAGATCACCTGGCCGATCTACTGGCACGGCGCGCTGGGCAAGGCCAAGGTGGACCTGGACCAGACCGCGCAGCGCCTGCACGCGCGCCTGCAGCAAAGCGGCGGCAGCGCCAACGTGGCGGTGCTCAAGTCGGTGGTGACCCAGGCCAGCGCGGCGATCCCGGTGATGCCGCTGTACATCTCCATGGTCTACAAGATCATGAAGGAAAAGGGCCTGCACGAAGGCACCATCGACCAGCTCGACCGCCTGTTCCGCGAGCGCATGTACCGCGAAGACGGCCGGGCGCCGGCCACCGACGAGCAGAACCGCCTGCGCCTGGACGACTGGGAACTGCGCGACGACGTGCAGGACGCCTGCAAGGCGCTGTGGCCGCAGGTCACCACCGAAAACCTGTTCCAGCTCACCGACTACGCCGGCTACAAGCACGAGTTCCTCAAGCTGTTCGGTTTCGAGCGCAAGGACGTGGACTACGACGCCGACGTCGATCCGGACGTGAAGTTCGATTGCATCGACTTGTAG
- a CDS encoding sugar kinase codes for MTASRIVCFGELLLRLGAPGHERLLQSPRLDVHVGGAEANVGVSLAHFGHNVAMVSVLPDNPLGDAAAGELRRHGVDTRGVRFVPGRMGLYFLTTGAGHRPSEVTYDRAGSAFALAEADTYDWPALLRGAQWLHLSGVTPALGERGAAAALAAARAARELGVRVSFDGNYRPKLWEAWNGDAPGILRQLLAQADVLFADYRDLGVVLGHQYPQDSAQARVEAGARDAFAAFPHLQAMACTQRVAHSVDHHSLGAMLLRRDGSVAQAPAEELTGIVDRIGGGDAFAAGVLHGLSQGWDDTATIRFGLAAGCLKHSVPGDFHPLGEADVQACVGASRFDVKR; via the coding sequence ATGACCGCCTCCCGCATCGTCTGCTTCGGCGAACTGCTGCTGCGCCTGGGTGCGCCCGGCCACGAGCGCCTGCTGCAATCGCCGCGGCTGGACGTGCACGTCGGCGGTGCCGAGGCCAACGTCGGCGTGTCGCTGGCGCATTTCGGCCACAACGTGGCGATGGTCAGCGTGCTGCCGGACAACCCGCTGGGCGACGCCGCCGCCGGCGAACTGCGCCGGCACGGCGTGGACACCCGCGGCGTGCGCTTCGTGCCCGGGCGCATGGGCCTGTACTTCCTGACCACCGGCGCCGGCCACCGCCCCAGCGAAGTCACCTACGACCGCGCCGGCTCGGCGTTCGCGCTGGCCGAGGCGGACACCTACGACTGGCCGGCGTTGCTGCGCGGCGCGCAGTGGCTGCACCTGTCCGGGGTGACCCCGGCGCTGGGCGAGCGCGGCGCGGCGGCGGCCCTGGCGGCGGCGCGCGCCGCACGCGAACTGGGCGTGCGCGTGTCGTTCGACGGCAACTACCGGCCCAAGCTGTGGGAGGCCTGGAACGGCGATGCACCGGGCATCCTGCGCCAGCTGCTGGCGCAGGCCGACGTGCTGTTCGCCGACTATCGCGACCTGGGCGTGGTGCTCGGCCACCAGTACCCGCAGGACAGCGCGCAGGCGCGGGTGGAAGCCGGCGCGCGCGACGCCTTCGCCGCGTTCCCGCACCTGCAGGCGATGGCCTGCACCCAGCGCGTGGCGCACAGCGTGGACCACCACAGCCTGGGCGCGATGCTGCTGCGCCGCGACGGCAGTGTGGCGCAGGCCCCGGCCGAGGAACTGACCGGCATCGTCGACCGCATCGGCGGCGGCGATGCCTTCGCCGCGGGCGTGCTGCACGGGCTGAGCCAGGGTTGGGACGACACCGCCACGATCCGTTTCGGCCTGGCCGCGGGATGCCTGAAGCACTCGGTGCCGGGCGATTTCCATCCGCTGGGCGAGGCCGATGTGCAGGCTTGCGTGGGGGCTTCGCGGTTCGATGTGAAGCGGTGA
- a CDS encoding TonB-dependent receptor: MQSRTERRKTPVTLLALSIGLALQAGVLQAQDAPAQNVAPATGSAEPATELDTITVTGYRASVERALDLKRGETGMVDAIVAEDIADFPDLNLAESLQRIPGVVITRDAGEGRSISVRGLGPDFTRVRVNGMEALTTVGGSDQSGGSNRSRGFDFNVFASDLFTQLVVRKTASADVEEGSLGATVDLKTARPFDYDGFTLAVNGQAGYNDMADKADPRVAGLIANTWADGTFGALLSVAYSERQILEEGSNSGRWANGPSNGNFSATSPFAAARGANVFHPRFPRYTLMEHEQKRTGVTGSLQWKPSKDTEFSLDGLYSKIDAKRTEKYIEAISFSRGASQGGKPQTIVRDGYIDPNTGALLYGQFDDVDIRSEQRYDEWNTVFKQLTLNGEHRFSDVFKIDGQIGTSSSKHENPIQTTIIMDKLNVDGYSYDYRGNSRSPVFNYGVDPTNGNGWTLAEIRLRPQYVENTFDTGSLNFEWTLGPGFSLRGGVLAKDYTFKTKELRRASEVSVPTFATGTRIVPVNMTELANLGGVSGSPGSWVVPDLNAVADALDIYSGTGTFALAERAVNTRSVEEKDRGAWLMGQFGFDIGSIPVSGNLGVRYVKTKQESTGYATVGSALVQTTVNREYSDTLPSLNLVAEISPDFLVRFGAAKVMSRPGLGSLTPGVTVNVSGGARTVSGGNPDLEPIRAKTADLGFEWYFQDGAMLGAAVFYKDIESFVQTTRVTQPYSASGLPASLLDGTGAGVNDDFVFSVPLNTPGGDLKGVELNYTQPFSFLPGKWSNFGVQLNYTYVDSKIQYLTATGAASLETDLTGLSKNSYNGTLFYQGEQLSARVSYTHRDDYLTQVPATETGFDVHGMTAVNTVDASISWKIDDHLELSLEGINLTNEPSDEWVGSTSQLPLQYSETGRQYLLGVRYKF; encoded by the coding sequence ATGCAATCTCGTACCGAACGCCGGAAGACACCGGTTACCTTGCTCGCGCTTTCGATCGGCCTGGCCCTGCAGGCCGGCGTGCTGCAGGCGCAGGACGCCCCCGCGCAGAATGTCGCGCCTGCCACCGGGTCCGCCGAACCGGCCACCGAACTGGACACCATCACCGTCACCGGCTACCGCGCCAGTGTCGAGCGGGCGCTGGACCTCAAGCGCGGCGAGACCGGCATGGTCGACGCCATCGTGGCCGAGGACATCGCCGATTTCCCTGACCTCAACCTGGCCGAATCGCTGCAGCGCATCCCCGGCGTGGTCATCACCCGCGATGCCGGCGAAGGCCGCAGCATCTCGGTGCGCGGCCTGGGTCCGGACTTCACCCGGGTGCGGGTCAACGGCATGGAAGCGCTGACCACGGTCGGCGGTTCCGACCAGTCCGGCGGCTCCAACCGTAGCCGTGGCTTCGACTTCAATGTGTTCGCCTCGGACCTGTTCACCCAGCTGGTGGTGCGCAAGACCGCCTCGGCCGACGTCGAGGAAGGCTCGCTCGGCGCCACCGTCGACCTGAAGACCGCGCGCCCGTTCGATTACGACGGCTTCACCCTGGCCGTCAACGGCCAGGCCGGCTACAACGACATGGCCGACAAGGCCGACCCGCGCGTGGCCGGGCTGATCGCCAACACCTGGGCCGACGGCACCTTCGGCGCGCTGCTGTCGGTGGCGTACTCGGAGCGGCAGATCCTGGAAGAAGGCAGCAACAGCGGGCGCTGGGCCAACGGCCCGAGCAACGGCAACTTCAGCGCCACCTCGCCGTTCGCCGCCGCGCGCGGCGCCAATGTGTTCCACCCGCGTTTCCCGCGCTACACGCTGATGGAGCACGAGCAGAAGCGCACCGGCGTGACCGGCTCGCTGCAGTGGAAGCCGAGCAAGGACACCGAGTTCTCGCTGGACGGCCTGTACTCCAAGATCGACGCCAAGCGCACCGAGAAGTACATCGAGGCGATCTCCTTCAGCCGCGGCGCCTCGCAGGGCGGCAAGCCGCAGACCATCGTGCGCGACGGCTATATCGACCCGAACACCGGCGCGCTGCTGTACGGGCAGTTCGACGACGTGGACATCCGCTCCGAGCAGCGCTACGACGAGTGGAATACCGTGTTCAAGCAGCTCACCCTCAACGGCGAGCACAGGTTCAGCGACGTCTTCAAGATCGACGGCCAGATCGGTACCTCCAGCTCCAAGCACGAGAACCCGATCCAGACCACGATCATCATGGACAAGCTCAACGTCGACGGCTACAGCTACGACTACCGCGGCAACAGCCGTTCGCCGGTATTCAACTACGGCGTCGATCCCACCAACGGCAACGGCTGGACCCTGGCGGAAATCCGCCTGCGTCCGCAGTACGTGGAAAACACCTTCGACACCGGCAGCCTGAACTTCGAGTGGACCCTGGGCCCGGGCTTCAGCCTGCGCGGCGGCGTGCTGGCCAAGGACTACACGTTCAAGACCAAGGAACTGCGCCGCGCCTCGGAAGTGTCGGTGCCGACCTTCGCCACCGGCACCCGCATCGTGCCGGTCAACATGACCGAACTGGCCAACCTCGGCGGCGTCAGCGGCAGCCCGGGCAGCTGGGTGGTGCCGGATCTGAACGCGGTGGCCGATGCGCTGGACATCTACAGCGGCACCGGCACCTTCGCCCTGGCCGAGCGCGCAGTGAATACGCGCAGCGTCGAGGAGAAGGACCGCGGCGCGTGGCTGATGGGCCAGTTCGGGTTCGACATCGGTTCGATCCCCGTCAGCGGCAACCTCGGCGTGCGCTACGTCAAGACCAAGCAGGAATCCACCGGCTACGCCACGGTCGGTAGCGCGCTGGTGCAGACCACGGTCAACCGCGAGTACAGCGACACGCTGCCCTCGTTGAACCTGGTCGCCGAGATCTCGCCGGACTTCCTGGTGCGCTTCGGCGCGGCCAAGGTGATGTCGCGTCCCGGCCTGGGCAGCCTGACCCCGGGCGTCACCGTCAACGTCTCCGGCGGTGCGCGCACCGTCAGCGGCGGCAACCCGGACCTGGAGCCGATCCGCGCCAAGACCGCCGACCTGGGCTTCGAGTGGTACTTCCAGGACGGTGCGATGCTGGGCGCGGCGGTGTTCTACAAGGACATCGAGAGCTTCGTGCAGACCACCCGCGTGACCCAGCCGTACTCGGCCAGCGGCCTGCCCGCCAGCCTGCTCGACGGCACCGGCGCCGGCGTCAACGACGACTTCGTGTTCTCCGTGCCGCTCAACACCCCCGGCGGCGACCTGAAGGGCGTCGAGCTCAACTACACCCAGCCCTTCAGCTTCCTGCCGGGCAAGTGGAGCAACTTCGGCGTGCAGTTGAACTACACCTACGTCGATTCGAAGATCCAGTACCTGACCGCGACCGGTGCGGCCTCGCTGGAAACCGACCTGACCGGCCTGTCGAAGAACTCGTACAACGGCACCCTGTTCTACCAGGGCGAGCAGCTGAGCGCGCGCGTGTCCTACACCCACCGCGACGACTACCTGACCCAGGTCCCGGCCACCGAAACCGGCTTCGACGTGCACGGCATGACCGCGGTCAACACGGTGGACGCCTCGATCAGCTGGAAGATCGACGACCACCTGGAGCTGAGCCTGGAAGGCATCAACCTTACCAACGAACCGTCCGACGAATGGGTCGGCTCGACCTCGCAGCTGCCGTTGCAGTACAGCGAGACTGGCCGCCAGTACCTGCTGGGCGTGCGCTACAAGTTCTGA
- a CDS encoding LamG-like jellyroll fold domain-containing protein has protein sequence MLSCLALPAYAAPAPTTTAPDLLFRVSADRGFDADIAQGDAKPNFRDKVALVPTGVKGNAIEWADDGVLAWNAPGNLYTQRGTLSFFWRSRYPVGEAPFVIFRVGYADHSSWDMAWLRIDWNGHGFDAFVTDANLARTRASFTLDKNPSASAWTHLAFAWDETRGVRLYVDGKEAARAECAQACADGGSLDFDAALDQLGLAGRVMAPHQVQSRYNFLRGSDFDEIRIYDRMLDTAGAAALARQQEPRSAEPLRGDAARNAWLHRYGWDHGHAPPALDAPSTRIRKVEFADAKDLKQWMWKATDGIAETTWPGVYNRSRLPGRDDYFQLPDWNTYVEGGKALDLTLPDEPFNRIELRGAAYGQASYAAAGATSAPLFQRSQGTVRSVEQFERRRGGHLRFTNTAQETPIQEIWAYDVGAGAPPSDPSATLSYTVRSDIAPDYANLAALRATITGRYPPAERSTVVALPSKAPARKRGAEKPATPSLPIVHVLIPSSLGDAPPDQPLMRSWSYGWENMHDGLDGIAIDLPALDLPATHDGLIPLNIRIKDPIWPARDMLDVSVSVKPGQARTLWLDLRDRILGNDSLMLSIASAAPGFDARALDGAQLRLLFKPRDQAKAEHIADRFNQVKDNWGFLVEEHTTSKRQLLYARLDADIGDLLRVDPDNALGREYWNDISYGNQGALPVDLPTPPKGVPAWAFWQLEDLKATRRYIRWWIDERQVAYGDFGGGISDDSDLTQQWPGVALMGVDPDKLNASLTALSDANYRNGMFTDGLSTIETDELHAYEEGINLNSAMLYLNWGDPLTVERLMRTLKAFDTIIQVNPQGHLLFASNWFGGRKVYREPNWQWQKPYSFPVLHPAMLLGGYNADPNSRRIVTGLADGYLAHAYTNAKGQWALPNEINWKTGKTRGGELFEGSGGADTLHTFWAAYRWTGEARYLKPIDYRVANAGPAGLSLLNENFLDLLGKRDSWGTDLAKAAAKPDAVPDFAHHAAWEASGDTAWLEALYRAETRDKLQTFYMNTEGHWWSDRVESPTVNLQRARLGGVALKRNQTYPGHTVSWRFADPEGAVQVALLLSKPRQDRFTVIGHNLGGKGQRAQMTGWNITAGQWRMRSGLDRDGDGRIDGKPATREFAFEKSGAVDVEFPAGKTVVMEFELIAPAAVPVEQRPDLGIGRGDVWVSADGIEVTVHSLGHADAPAGFVVLEDARGREVARAAFAALEAPRDLEPRIANVRLALPDGSGGKGARLRIVTDGEVDEITKRNNAMDLH, from the coding sequence ATGCTGTCCTGCCTGGCACTCCCGGCCTACGCCGCCCCCGCACCCACCACCACCGCCCCCGACCTCCTGTTCCGCGTCTCCGCCGACCGCGGCTTCGACGCCGACATCGCCCAAGGCGACGCCAAACCCAACTTCCGCGACAAGGTCGCCCTGGTCCCCACCGGCGTGAAGGGCAACGCCATCGAATGGGCCGACGACGGCGTCCTCGCCTGGAACGCCCCCGGCAACCTCTACACCCAGCGCGGCACGCTCTCCTTCTTTTGGCGCTCGCGCTATCCGGTCGGCGAAGCACCGTTCGTGATCTTCCGCGTCGGCTACGCCGACCACAGCAGCTGGGACATGGCCTGGCTGCGCATCGACTGGAACGGCCACGGCTTCGACGCCTTCGTCACCGACGCCAACCTGGCGCGCACCCGCGCGTCGTTCACCCTCGACAAGAACCCATCCGCCAGCGCCTGGACCCACCTCGCCTTCGCCTGGGACGAAACCCGCGGCGTACGCCTGTACGTGGACGGCAAGGAAGCCGCGCGCGCCGAGTGCGCGCAGGCCTGCGCCGACGGCGGCTCGCTCGATTTCGATGCCGCGCTCGACCAGCTTGGCCTGGCCGGGCGGGTGATGGCGCCGCACCAGGTGCAGAGCCGCTACAACTTCCTGCGCGGCAGCGACTTCGACGAGATCCGCATCTACGACCGCATGCTCGATACCGCCGGCGCCGCCGCCCTGGCGCGCCAGCAGGAACCGCGCAGCGCCGAACCGCTGCGCGGCGACGCAGCACGCAACGCCTGGCTGCACCGCTACGGCTGGGACCACGGCCACGCACCGCCTGCGCTGGACGCACCGTCCACCCGCATCCGCAAGGTCGAGTTCGCCGACGCCAAGGATCTCAAGCAGTGGATGTGGAAGGCCACCGACGGCATCGCCGAGACCACCTGGCCCGGCGTCTACAACCGCTCGCGCCTGCCCGGCCGCGACGACTATTTCCAGTTGCCTGACTGGAACACCTACGTCGAAGGCGGCAAGGCGCTGGACCTCACGCTGCCCGACGAACCGTTCAACCGCATCGAGCTGCGTGGCGCCGCCTACGGCCAGGCCAGCTACGCCGCCGCCGGCGCCACGTCCGCGCCGCTGTTCCAGCGCAGCCAAGGCACCGTGCGCAGCGTGGAACAGTTCGAACGTCGCCGCGGCGGCCACCTGCGCTTCACCAACACCGCGCAGGAAACCCCGATCCAGGAAATCTGGGCCTACGACGTCGGCGCCGGCGCACCGCCGTCAGATCCCAGCGCCACGCTCAGCTACACCGTGCGCAGCGACATCGCGCCGGACTACGCCAACCTCGCCGCATTGCGCGCCACCATCACCGGCCGCTACCCGCCGGCCGAACGCAGCACCGTGGTCGCGTTGCCGAGCAAGGCGCCGGCGCGCAAACGCGGCGCCGAAAAACCCGCCACGCCGTCGCTGCCGATCGTGCACGTGCTGATCCCCTCCAGCCTCGGCGACGCCCCGCCGGATCAGCCGCTGATGCGCAGCTGGTCCTACGGCTGGGAGAACATGCACGACGGCCTGGACGGCATCGCCATCGACCTGCCGGCGCTGGACCTGCCGGCCACCCATGACGGCCTGATCCCGCTCAACATTCGCATCAAGGACCCGATCTGGCCGGCGCGCGACATGCTCGACGTCTCGGTGTCGGTCAAGCCCGGCCAGGCGCGCACGCTGTGGCTGGACCTGCGCGACCGCATCCTCGGCAACGACAGCCTGATGCTCAGCATCGCCTCCGCCGCGCCCGGTTTCGACGCGCGCGCGCTGGACGGCGCGCAACTGCGCCTGCTGTTCAAGCCGCGCGACCAGGCCAAGGCCGAACACATCGCCGACCGCTTCAACCAAGTCAAGGACAACTGGGGCTTCTTGGTCGAGGAACACACCACCTCCAAGCGCCAGCTGCTGTACGCGCGCCTGGATGCCGACATCGGCGACCTGCTGCGCGTGGACCCGGACAACGCGCTCGGCCGCGAATACTGGAACGACATCAGCTACGGCAACCAGGGCGCGCTGCCGGTCGACCTGCCCACCCCGCCCAAGGGCGTGCCGGCCTGGGCGTTCTGGCAACTGGAAGACCTCAAGGCCACGCGCCGCTACATCCGCTGGTGGATCGACGAGCGGCAAGTGGCCTACGGCGATTTCGGCGGTGGCATCTCCGACGATTCCGACCTCACCCAGCAATGGCCGGGCGTCGCCCTGATGGGCGTGGACCCGGACAAGCTCAATGCCTCGCTGACCGCGCTGTCCGACGCCAACTACCGCAACGGCATGTTCACCGACGGCCTGTCCACCATCGAGACCGACGAACTGCATGCCTACGAGGAAGGCATCAACCTCAACAGCGCCATGCTCTACCTCAACTGGGGCGACCCGCTCACCGTCGAGCGCCTGATGCGCACGCTGAAGGCCTTCGACACCATCATCCAGGTCAACCCGCAAGGCCACCTGCTGTTCGCCAGCAACTGGTTCGGCGGGCGCAAGGTCTACCGCGAGCCGAACTGGCAGTGGCAGAAACCCTACTCGTTCCCGGTGCTGCACCCGGCCATGCTGCTGGGCGGCTACAACGCCGACCCCAACAGCCGCCGCATCGTCACCGGCCTGGCCGACGGCTACCTGGCCCACGCCTACACCAACGCCAAGGGCCAATGGGCGCTGCCCAACGAGATCAACTGGAAAACCGGCAAAACCCGCGGCGGCGAACTGTTCGAAGGCAGCGGCGGCGCCGACACCCTGCACACCTTCTGGGCCGCCTACCGCTGGACCGGCGAGGCGCGCTACCTCAAGCCCATCGACTACCGCGTCGCCAACGCCGGCCCGGCCGGCCTGTCGCTGCTCAACGAGAATTTCCTCGACCTGCTCGGCAAGCGCGACAGCTGGGGCACCGACCTGGCCAAGGCCGCCGCCAAACCCGATGCCGTCCCCGACTTCGCCCACCACGCCGCCTGGGAGGCCAGCGGCGACACCGCCTGGCTGGAAGCCCTGTACCGCGCCGAGACCCGCGACAAACTGCAGACCTTCTACATGAACACCGAAGGCCACTGGTGGAGCGACCGCGTCGAATCGCCCACCGTGAACCTGCAGCGCGCCCGCCTGGGCGGCGTGGCCCTCAAGCGCAACCAGACCTACCCCGGCCACACCGTCAGTTGGCGCTTCGCCGATCCCGAAGGCGCCGTGCAGGTCGCGCTGCTGCTGTCCAAACCGCGTCAGGATCGCTTTACCGTTATCGGCCACAACCTCGGTGGCAAGGGGCAGCGGGCGCAGATGACCGGCTGGAACATCACCGCCGGGCAATGGCGCATGCGCTCGGGCCTCGATCGCGATGGCGATGGGCGCATCGATGGCAAGCCCGCCACGCGCGAGTTCGCGTTCGAGAAGAGCGGGGCGGTGGACGTGGAATTTCCCGCCGGCAAGACGGTGGTGATGGAGTTCGAACTCATCGCGCCTGCCGCGGTGCCGGTGGAGCAGCGGCCGGATCTGGGGATCGGGCGTGGCGATGTGTGGGTGAGCGCGGATGGTATCGAAGTTACCGTGCACAGCCTTGGCCATGCGGACGCACCGGCGGGGTTCGTGGTGCTGGAAGATGCGCGTGGCCGGGAAGTGGCGCGGGCGGCGTTTGCTGCGTTGGAGGCGCCGCGGGATTTGGAGCCGAGGATCGCGAACGTGCGGTTGGCTTTGCCGGATGGTAGTGGCGGCAAGGGCGCACGCTTGCGGATCGTTACCGATGGCGAGGTGGACGAGATAACGAAGCGCAATAACGCGATGGATTTGCACTAA
- a CDS encoding type I restriction endonuclease has product MDFVDQLRLLAARIVSTRAMIQTEEATKNAMVMPLIQILGYNVFDPLEVTPEIVADIGTKKGEKVDYAILRDGKPIILFECKKAGGDLSINHAAQLFRYFHVTEARFGVLTNGLLYRFFTDLEQPNKMDEKPFFEFNILDFKERDVEELKKFAKTAFDLDAILNTANELKYTRAIQARLAEWMAQPSEEFVRLVSSDLIGTRRFTPAVRDQFTLIARRAFDQLVGEKINERLKGAMSPESLSVPDPVQASIPTAVEPPTQPSTPEPQSITTQEEVEGFHIVRAIVRELVSTKRVVMRDAMSYCAILLDDNNRKPICRLRFNNLEKLRLGLFNQNKEEEIFNIESPDDIYSHAEHIRAMVSSYLPRE; this is encoded by the coding sequence ATGGACTTTGTTGACCAGCTGCGCCTGCTTGCGGCGCGCATCGTTAGTACGCGCGCGATGATTCAAACCGAAGAGGCCACCAAGAATGCGATGGTGATGCCTCTGATCCAGATCCTTGGATACAACGTCTTCGATCCGCTCGAAGTCACGCCAGAGATCGTTGCCGATATCGGCACCAAGAAAGGCGAGAAGGTCGATTACGCCATCTTGCGCGACGGCAAGCCAATCATCCTGTTCGAGTGCAAGAAGGCAGGCGGCGACCTAAGCATCAACCATGCGGCGCAACTCTTTCGCTACTTCCATGTGACCGAAGCGCGCTTTGGCGTGCTCACCAATGGATTGCTCTATCGGTTCTTCACCGACCTGGAGCAGCCCAACAAGATGGACGAGAAGCCATTCTTCGAGTTCAACATCCTCGACTTCAAGGAGCGAGATGTTGAAGAACTCAAGAAGTTCGCGAAGACCGCGTTCGATCTGGACGCGATACTCAACACGGCAAACGAGTTGAAGTACACGCGTGCCATTCAAGCGCGACTTGCCGAATGGATGGCACAGCCATCCGAAGAGTTCGTCCGGCTCGTGTCGTCCGATCTCATTGGTACACGCAGGTTCACCCCGGCGGTGCGGGACCAGTTTACGTTAATTGCCCGCCGTGCCTTCGACCAACTTGTGGGCGAGAAGATCAATGAGCGACTGAAAGGCGCGATGTCTCCAGAATCCTTATCGGTTCCCGATCCGGTCCAAGCGTCGATACCGACTGCCGTAGAGCCGCCGACGCAGCCATCCACGCCAGAACCACAGTCGATAACGACTCAGGAAGAAGTCGAAGGCTTCCATATTGTGCGCGCAATTGTGCGGGAGCTGGTTAGTACCAAGCGTGTAGTCATGAGAGATGCGATGAGCTATTGCGCGATTCTTCTCGATGATAACAACAGAAAGCCAATTTGCAGGTTGCGCTTCAATAATTTGGAAAAGCTAAGGTTAGGTTTGTTCAATCAGAACAAAGAAGAAGAGATTTTTAATATTGAATCGCCAGATGATATCTACAGCCATGCCGAGCATATTAGGGCAATGGTCTCATCATACTTGCCGCGGGAGTAG